CCGACCACCCAATCAACTACTCTTTCCCACATATTTACAGGTTATGAGCCCTTCTCTATCTTCTCTATAGAGGTAGGGGAGGATCCTGAGCTAGCCTGTATTCGCTTAATCTCGTTTAATTCGACGTCGCTTTCTTGTTTAGCCAATCACGTCGCTGTTTGGCAGACAGCTTCCCCGTTGATTAGACCGAAGATTTTGCAACCCCTTATAACCGAAAAGCGCACTTCAATCGCTACCGAGACAGTCGGAAATCCGCCCTGGCAAGCGGACACGTGTAAAAGCCATCCAACCGTTCACAAGGCATAGAAGACGCCCGAACGAACCGTTTTGTAGCTCTAGGCTAGTCTGACGCCCAGAATGAGCGACAACATGAACATCGACAGCCCACAAAGGCATATGATGACACCCAATTCAGCATCGTATGGAGTAGGGGGTTCAGGTCCATCTAGCGCGCAAGTGCCTGAAACACCTACCCCAGCCACCCGGATAAGGGACCGCCCATCGACGCCGTCCACAGTTAGGCCGGCAGCCATCCAGCCCATGGAGGCTCAGCCCACGCAGGCACCATCCATTGACATCAGTTCAATAGTTTCTTCGGTCACACAGCAGGTGATGAGCGAGATGATTCGCCAGCAGGCGACAATTTCTACTACTCTTTCAACGCAGTTGCGGGAATATGTGGATACCCAGACCCAACAACAAGAGACCCGTTGGCATGAGATCCAGCAATCCATTTTGGGCAATCAgacccaacaacaccaaagGGAACCGGAGCAGCCGGTCCATCCCCCTACTGAGCAGGCTCATCAACCTGAGTCGAACCGAAACCCAAGGGGCCACGCAACAGCACCCCAGAccccaaatcctccaatGCAGGCTATACCCTCTCCACAGCCTGTTATTGTACAAAACGATCCAGAGTTGACTGCCCGATCTATTGAACGGGAAGAAGTCAGCGAAATTCGGCAGATAGCTCAAACACATTGGCCGACTCCAACAAAGCTTACTGGACGGGAGGACTATGCACAATGGGAAAGCGCGATAATTCGGGATGCTCAAACAATAGGAGCTAGAGCCGTACTGCAGCTACACAGTTCCCCTAGCACGGACCGGATTGAACTAGCTAAATGGCGAGCCCGCTCTGATCTTTTATTTTCCCGAATAGTCAGTACAATCCCTAGCCATCATAGTCATGATGCCCTCCAAATGATGCCCTCTGTAAATGCCATCGGCCGGCATCTCCATGGAATATACAGCATGTCACATGCAGAACGTCGACTTCTGCGCCATAAGGAATTATTGGCAATGCCTTCTCCAAACACCAACATGGACGTGCTCAAACATATATTTGATACATCGAACACCCTGCTGGATAGTAACTATTCAGCGAGCGAGATTTATCATGATATTGTGCTTTTGATCCTTGGCGAAGCCAATCGAGGCTTTATGCAGCcaatcatcaatgcattatTCAATAATTCTCGCCATAAGAATGTTCACATGCTCAACGTGCGAGAAGTTCTTTCTGAGTATGAAGCTCAGACACGGACGCCTACCTCAGGCAATTATACACCTGCGAAATTCACCGTTTTTCGACAAGACCCCTGGCGATCGCTGATTTCACGAGAAAAACTGATTACCGACAAGGGTAAGGCTAAGGAACCTGATAGTCAGCCCAAGCGATCCTCCAAATCAGGCAGGAGTTCCCAACCTCTATGCCCATATTGCAAGAAAGGACGCCACCTGGAGGCTGAATGTTGGACCAAACACCCGAACAAACGCCCGCCAGAACGTCCACCAGAAGATGATCGACGACAAAATCAATCAAATGGTACTGCCAACTCAGTAAACGTCAATGAGCTCACTAGAGCAGATGAAGAATGGGTATTGGATACTGGTACTGGCTGGACAATCACCCATGATCGATCCCTATTCATCAGTTTCATTCCGGTGAATTCAAGCAAGGTTAACTTACCGAATGAGTCGAACAATCCCGTGATGGGTGTAGGAACTATCCAGTTGCCTTTCAGCGATGAATTCATTGTCCAGAATGTCCGATATGTACCTGCCTTCAAGCGAAAGAACCTACTGTCTTTCAGCCATCTTGTCAGACTTGGATTTAAGATTGATTACATGGATGACTCACGACTTTCGTTCATAATCAAGAGTTCAGATGATCGTTTGATGGCTACAGCACATGCAGAACAAGATTCTGATAGTGTGTATGTGCTCCAACAACCCAATAATGGAGCATTCACTGGCGCAGTTGTTACTCGCCAGGGTGGGCAAACACCTTCAAATTTAGCTCAAGGGGGGGAGACACCTTCCAAAGCAAACCAATCAattcagagaaaaagaatgcCAATTTCCGATGATCAACGGCCAAAGCCAGCACCGATAGATGTATGGCATCATCGAACAGGTCACCTTCATCAACAGGCCTTAGTTTGGCTTCATCAGAAAGGCAAGATAACAATCGATGGGACACGCGAACTTACCCCCTGTCACTATTGCATGGCAGGCAAAATGACCCGGAACAAGCTCACTGGAGAGCCTCCTAGAGCTGTACGCCCCGGACAGCGACTACATGTTGATCTATTCGGCGGTGGTAGAACACTAGGCCAGGACGATGACATAGGAGTGCCTCTGGGTGATGGCATATATAAGTATGTCATGTTGATCACAGACGATGCTACACGTAGACGTTGGGTGATTCCTCTGCGTGATAGAAAAGGATTAGTTGACATTCTTTTCAGCCATATAGATTGGCTCAAAGCCCAAGGCTTACCTCCCGCGTTTGTACGTGCGGATAATGAGTTCTTTTCCGATCGAGCTCGATATGAACGAGCTAGCATTCATCCAGAGCCAACCACCTCATACACACCATGGCAAGATGGGGTGAGCGAACGGGGTATTCGAACAATTTTAGAGCATACTcgtgctgctttatatgcttCTGGATTGGGACGACGATACTGGTTGCGATGTTTAACGGATACTGTATTCAAGGCCAATCACTTACCGACTTCTGTAAACATCTTTCATGATTTTGGTCCCGGCGCCCATGCAGGCAGTCCTGGAGTCAAACCAAGCAAATATAAACTCCCAATGGAAGCTTGGCTCAACAAGCCGATAGACATCGGTGAGATGATGGCTTTTGGCACCCCAATTTGGTACCATAAGCATGGTTCACAAGCCCCCACAGATAAAATGGATTCTCGGGGGGCAAAGGGCCTGTTTCTAGGCTATGATGGCTCCTTTTCAGTAGCCTGGGCCCTTGATATAGCGGGTGATAAAGTCTTTCGTGTGGGTGGAATCCGACGAGATGAAGTCCCAATTTCGCTTCGGAACGATCAGTTTATCCAACCATTCACCATCAGCAAACAACTCAACCGGGCAAAACAAGGTATCAATAAgcctggtgatgatgacaatgatgatggtgaacaCATATTCCGACCAGCAGATGGCTTTGCAGCAGTCACCCTGCCTGCCCCGACGCCTACTAAGCCGTCTTCTTTGACCGCTGCTATAAAACGAACTGATAGAGATAGGTGGTTCCGGGCGATGGAACGCGAATTTGCCAAGctcaaagagaaaaatgtCTGGGAGCTAGTGCGCGAAGATGATGTGCCACCGGGTACTAAAATTTACCCTGGACGATGGGTATACGACACCAAGGATGGTATTGATCCATCGGATGACCGTTTTTACAAAGCCCGATGGGTGATAAAAGGTAACCTGATTGACAAGAATCAGTTTGAGTATGACTACTGTGTATACGCGCCAGTAGTCAACCCACATACTATTCGTTTGCTTTTTGCCGTTGCCGCTTGGAAAGGATGGACCATAAGGCGTGTAGATGTGGCAGTTGCTTTCCTAAATGGGAAGCTCAAAGACACTATCTATATGCGACAGCCGACGAAATTCGAGGAGGGGACTAAGCTAGTTTGCAAGCTCAAACACTCTCTTTATGGGCTTACCCCTGCAGCGAGGATATGGTATGACACTCTGTCTGCTTATTTGAAGCATGTCGGCTTTGACCGCTCCCAATATGACCACGGCCTCTTCATTCATcgtgagaagaagaatgtGTATTTGACTTCTCATGTTGACGACTTCATGATAGTCGCTGAGCGCCCTGAAGATGCTCAATGGGTGATTGACACCCTGAACAGTGAGTATGAACTCAAAATACTTGATGATGTCAAGTACTTCCTTGGTATGAACGTGGAAATGTCACAAGGTGgaattcatcttcatcaagcTGAATATATCAAGGAACTGGTTGATTCCTTTCGTTTGACAAATGCTCATCCAAAAGTGACACCACTGGATCCTGGTCTGATTATTGATGATGAGCCGGATCCCTCCATCGATATACGCGAATATCAGCGTGGTGTAGGAAGTTTACAATGGCTTACTACCAAGACCCGATTGGATATCGCTTTCGCCGCGACAATATTGGCACAATATAGCGCCAAACCAACAAGAAAATGTTGGAATTCGCTCATGCATGTCCTTCGATACTTGGCCGGCACGCCCCGTCGAGGTCTTTTCTACCGCAAACGACCAGACCCCACGAAGGGATTTCATCTCCCCTACGGCTTTTCCGATTCCGATTGGGCGAGTTATAACATGGCGAGGAAATCTATTGGAGCGTCAGTTTTTCTCTCAGTCAATGGACCAATCATGTGGTTCGTACGCAAGCAGACCTGCATTGCAACAAGCTCTAATGAGgctgaatatatggccgCCTCAGAGGCCACTAAGGAGGCTATATGGATGCGTCGTGTGTTTGGTGAACTTCGTCTTTCAGTTCTTGAATTGCCCCCTATCCTTCTCCATATGGATAACCAGGGCGCTATGGCTTTGACGAGCAATGAAGGAACCAAGCGCTCTAAGCATATCGACACTCGATTCCATCACATTCGTGATAGTAGGGCGATGGGCCTGATTACTGTGAAAGGCGTGCCATCGACTGATATGGCTGCTGATGGTTTGACGAAACCATTGAGCAAGGATAAATTCAAGCACTTCTTGATGCTCATCcgtatggatgatgatgattcaaAGGGATGTCCGACGGATGAAGTTGATGATAGGAAAGTAGTGGAAGTGGATGAAGGAGAGACTTGACTCGATGGTCTATGGCAATCCACGCCTTTATGTACTGCTTCTTTCGGCTTTACTTTCCACCgtgtttgctttctttctggGCCAATCAGCTATTCCTACTACGTCTGGTTTATTGTTGATTTGGACGGCCTGTGCTCTCTTACCTGATGTTGAGGGCAAAACCCAGGTACTTTGTTTTGTATGTGTTTCTCTATGTGTATATAGGTCGTTCCTTTTGTCTGGCCACCTCGGGCGAGGGGGGGTGTtagcacctgatgatcacgtgccTTCTTTACCGCCCTCGTTTGGCCAAATTAGGTAGCTGGTCGGACAGCACGACCGACCACCCAATCAACTACTCTTTCCCACATATTTACACGAATCAAACTTACCTTCGGGCCACCCAAAAATCACCTGACCAGTGGCGTTTGGGTGGCCCGAAGTCAGAAAATTATGTAATAAACGCTCGGCCAATGAACGCTCTCCATTTCGTACCGCTTTTTCTCCACCAAAAGTCCGCAAGAattttctctgcttctgcttcattcCACAGTACTTTCAAAGTACTTAAAATGGCGAAATTCTTGGAAAACAGCCGGTGGTACCAGGCATACAAGGAGCTAGCCTCTCAGGGCAAGCTCCAGCTGCCAGAATATGAACAAGTGAGTGATAATCATTGCAATCTGCAAGTATTTTGAAAGTGCTTATAAAGTACTTAGAATGAAAATGGGGAGTTTCTGGTGAAACCAGGCGAGTTGTTTTGTCGTTACCCAGACTGTGATAAGCGAACTGTGAGTAGAAGCTGAGTTTAAAGTACTTATTAAGTACTTACAGATGAACAGACAGAATTCTCAAAAACAGTTAATCTTCGCTGGCACCTCAAACACCATCGAGATGTTCAAATTGCAAATAGTGGCACTGGTCGCTTTAAGCAAGTGGAAAAAGATATGACAAATGGTAAGGACTTCCAAAGTACTTTAAAATTACTTCAAACACATTCTGAATTAATACTTACAATGTTGTATTGCTCAGCCTGGTATAAAGAACTTGTGGAGAGCAACCAAATCATGGATGAGAGTAAGGATGAAGAGCAGTCCAAGGAGGACGACCAAGAGCATCAAAAGCCATATGTGCCATGGAGAAAGGATCTGATGGATGTAAGTACTTTCAGGATACTTACAAAGTACTTATTTAACTAACATTATTAGATCAATCGCATCAAAGTCCGAGCAATTGCTAAGGCTCTTGGGGTGTTTCCTTGTGATGCATGTCAAGAAGCTGGTATTAGTAAGTAAATTTATCCAAAGTACTCTAAAAGTACTTTCTGATAATCTTTTAGGTTGCCTCTCAGACATGAACATATGCACTATCGTTATGCATCATTTTGATCTTAGAAGTCCTGAGGAACTTGAACAGATGGGTCTCAATGCTACTAATCCAAACTGAAAAGTATTTAATGATGATTATGAGATTCAGTGAAAAcataacgtactccacatgcgaatgtaacacacgggcgaatgtaacacgaaatcgctccgacgcgacttccgatttctactacaaatttcaccacacccaacgatgcctcagaaacatgatgaaagccaagtaatattggcccttcaagctatgcaaaatgataaaaatctaagcgctcgagccgctggcaggatctatcacgtggatcatgtgaagcttagtcgccgccggcgtggcatgcaatcacgatgcaatatatcagccaattcacggaagctcactgatctagaggaatcaacgattgtcgaacacatacttgatctagattccaaagggtttcctcctcggttgtctggtgtggaagatatggccaaccgactaccgactactcacaacgcgcgacgcgggacgcgttggggtaaactgggctagcacctttgtcaaacggcacccagagctcacaactcgtttcaatcggaaatatgactatcagagggctctatgcgaagacccagaagttatttgtcgttggtttacacttgttcaaaacacaattgcgaagtatggcatccaggaagcagatatctataactttgatgaaactgggtttcagatgggagtgatctcgactacaatggttgtcataagctctgaacaacatggaaaggcaaaagcaaaacagcctggcaatcttgaacactgctgacgtccttacaaaaggcacgaggaagataatgcataagatggatttgatggaagcagagattcatgatcttcgggcggcaaacgaggcccttagcaaacgccggagggctaaaaaaacacgtctaaggaaaggagggtcgctttcaatactggaagctcaggaattaggggatcaaatggaggttgaggtgcaactaaaggaggaaacacgcattagggctggtcggcgaccgcggactgagacacgcgcgcggcgctgtggcaattgcggaaaggccggacacaatgcgcgttcctgtcagatagtagtagagacgtctgaggaagatgattctgaataattttaatggaattttagtgcattggtggagatgttggagttaacatcgcggcggagcgatttcgtgttacattcgcccgtgcgttacattcgcatgtggagtacgttatagACTTCATTCGACTCCCagctcctttttttttttttttttcggccCCTTATTCATCAAATACTTTCTGTGACAGTCAACACTTGCAAACATTGCCAAGGGGCCAACATGGGCAAAAAAAGTGCCCTAGTCTCCCATATGCGATCGTAGATTCAGCATATAGTCTCTTTTGTCTGGCGTTGGATAAGCTGCCTAGTCTAGATGGGAATCTAGCAGCTATCAGTTTTATCTGATGGTTAACAAACCGTGATACTTTCCCTCTCTTTTACTTCgtccttttcttttatttttctaaAAGTTTGTGACGCTCTGTATATTTCTTAGCTTGTCAGGCCATTTTGTCACGGTGCCAGCCCGCTACGTGTGAAGCGggtctcggatcgtagctcaaagGGAAattcgggagtcgattatacCGGACTAAAcaaggtctatatggaggtAACTAGTTTAATGAAAAGGTATATTGCCTAACGAACGTATGTGCGCATATGCAGTTGTGCGCAATGCAGTTGATTGAATGCTCAATCTCCTATATGTGTGTGCACGtcgactataagaatctcctggccTCGCTACTCGAGCCAACCATTTATGCGTCGATTTTTATCACCCCCCTTCGTTCAATACCGCGAAATAAAGCAATTTGTAGTGGTGTTGAACGCACTTGAAatagatgttgaaatccCTCCCTCATAATTAAGCGAGACCCAGGTCTTCAACCAACCATCCTTGGCTGACATGGTTGTTAGTCTTCGTTAGACCTTTTTGTGGTGGGAAGATGTACAAGGTGGATCTCCAATCACTGATATGGTCCCGAATAGCATGATATCGTACCGCGATATTCTTTGTCTTGGGAGATTGATTGGGTTGTCAACGATCTCAATGGCTCTCTGGTTCTCTCTGTATATGGTCATTGGTGCTTGATTATAGACGGTTCCTTTCCCTATAACATAGAGAAAATGTCTTGTCCAAATTGCTTGCTTGAACGCCTCCAACAAAGCTATATGTTTAGTCTCTGTTGAGCTGTGCATTTACCGACTGTTTCCTGTTCACCCAGGTGACTGGTGTGCCATCAATGATGCATATGAAGCCAGTGGTTGGCCAACTTCTCGCTAAATTCACGTACGCTGAATCCGCATATACGACCAATTGTTTCTTTATTCTCCCATTTGCACTAAAGACTAGCCCATAGTTCATAGTGCCCTTGACGTAGCGGCATGCTTGGACTAATTGGCGAGTCGGTAGCATTGCAATCCGAGCAAGAAAACGAAGAAAGCACTTAGCGCGGCCACACAGCCCATGGATAAAACCCCTTTCTTCCTGTAGATagattcctcttcttctttcctctccagattcgatattctcgtcgatggctacaatagtttagataggaattcagttcgttattctCTACTA
This region of Aspergillus chevalieri M1 DNA, chromosome 4, nearly complete sequence genomic DNA includes:
- a CDS encoding uncharacterized protein (COG:S;~EggNog:ENOG410PYR8), producing the protein MAKFLENSRWYQAYKELASQGKLQLPEYEQNENGEFLVKPGELFCRYPDCDKRTTEFSKTVNLRWHLKHHRDVQIANSGTGRFKQVEKDMTNAWYKELVESNQIMDESKDEEQSKEDDQEHQKPYVPWRKDLMDINRIKVRAIAKALGVFPCDACQEAGISK